A single genomic interval of Aythya fuligula isolate bAytFul2 chromosome 28, bAytFul2.pri, whole genome shotgun sequence harbors:
- the PSMB4 gene encoding proteasome subunit beta type-4, whose amino-acid sequence MEAGGARAPPPFWAGGPAPGQAYSHGTAAGIQPLTRTTTPMVTGTSVLGVKFEGGVMLAADMMGSYGSLARFRNISRLLRVNDSTVLGASGDYADFQYLAQIIDQMVIDEELLGDGHSYSPKAIHSWLTRVMYNRRSKINPLWNTVVIGGYYNGESFLGYVDMLGVAYEAPTLATGYGAFLAQPLMREVLEKKPILTKEEARSLIERCMKILYYRDARSFNRYEIAIATEKGVEVEGPLTLEANWDIANLVSGFE is encoded by the exons ATGGAGGCCGGGGGAGCGCGGGCGCCGCCGCCGTTCTGGGCCGGGGGCCCGGCTCCGGGGCAGGCCTACAGCCACGGCACCGCCGCGGGCATCCAGCCCCTCACCAGGACCAC GACGCCGATGGTGACGGGAACCTCGGTGCTGGGCGTGAAGTTCGAGGGCGGCGTGATGCTGGCCGCGGACATGATGGGCTCCTACGGCTCCCTCGCCCGCTTCCGGAACATCTCCCGGCTGCTGCGGGTGAACGACAGCACCGTGCTGGGCGCCTCCGGGGACTACGCCGACTTCCAGTACCTGGCGCAGATCATCGACCAGATGGT AATTgatgaggagctgctgggagatgGTCACAGCTACAGCCCCAAAGCCATTCACTCCTGGCTGACGAGAGTCATGTACAACCGGAGGTCCAAGATAAATCCCCTGTGGAACACTGTTGTCATCGGAGGCTACTACAATGGCGAGAG CTTCCTAGGTTACGTGGACATGCTTGGCGTGGCCTACGAAGCCCCTACACTTGCTACGGGTTATGGAGCATTCCTAGCTCAG CCTTTGATGAGAGAAGTCTTGGAGAAGAAACCCATACTAACAAAGGAGGAAGCCCGGAGCTTGATCGAGCGTTGTATGAAGATTTTGTATTACAGAGACGCTCGATCGTTCAACAGA tATGAAATTGCTATTGCAACGGAAAAAGGCGTGGAGGTGGAAGGACCCCTGACCCTGGAAGCCAACTGGGACATAGCAAATCTTGTCAG tGGTTTTGAATGA